The region GGCCTCCCTTGAGATCGACGGTGGTGGCGCCAAAACCCGCGCCTGCGGTGCCCAGAGCGAAACTTTCGGCGGCGGCGGCGGCCGCCTGGTATCCCAAATGCCAGTACACCGGCTCGCGCCCAAAATTTTTATCACCGCCATTCAAAAGATCGAAAAGCGCCGCCCCCGGCACGATCGGCGCTTTGATCTCCAGCACCGGGAAGCCGCGGCCGATCTCACGCAAAAAAGCGATGACGCCACCCATCGAATCGAGGCCAAAGATGGAGCCCCCCGAAAGAACCAACGCATCGACACGGTCAACCGTCATCTCGGGTTCGAGCAAAGCGGTGTCACGCAAGCCCGGTGCGCCGCCATGGATCGCAATCGAGGCGACAGCGGGAGAGTCGAAAATTAGCGCCGTGACGCCGGACGCAATCTGTTCGTCATGCGCATGACCCACGCGAAGGCCGGGTACATCGGTGATGAGATTTTTCAATCTTGCCGCACAGCAACAGAGCAATTGTATTTTCGAGTATCGAAATTTCCCCCGGCAAGGTCAATGGTTGTACCGCAAAGTTGCATGATGCTTAACAGAGAGTTTGTGTGTTCGCTGCTATGTACGCTGTTCAATCATTTTACATAGCGCACGCTTCATAATGTCTCGGCGCGATAGCTTGACCATCACTTGCACGGATGTCTATGGTCGCCGCGTTTTCAATCCTCGCTGAAGCGCGGCGAGGCTCTCTGCTACGCGCTCATAAAACGCTAACCTACCAAGAAGAGGCGGCGGACAATGGTACGAGAATTTCAATATCGCGGGGAAACGTTCAGGGTCAACGCACATGGCATCGCAGGCCATGAAGAAGTCTTCATCATCTATCTCGTTGACGGTGAAGAGTTGGAAGAAACCTCGATCGATCGCATGACCGAGGAAAACGACACGAGTGCCCCGCTCGAAGACATTTGCGTCATGCTCTGCGACCGTCTCATCGATGAGCGGGAGATCGTTTGTTCCGCTCCCGAATCCGGGTTCATCTGGGTCGAAGGAAAAGTTCTCGCCCAGGTTCACAACGGCATTCAGGACCATCATTGATTGATGGAACACAGAGACCAGCGCCGGCGATCTAGCAAGGCTGCTGGCGCCGGCGCCTTCTTGCACCTCCATTGAAAGGCCAAGGGACAGTGTGCGCTTGCCGCCCATGCTTTTGGGCGGCCGGGTGTCCTTGGCATTTTTCTTGCGGTAATTCCTCGAATCTGCTCCCGGACGCTTGTCCTGTTGTCGGTTTCCCGACCCTCCGTTGACACAACCGCACTGACGCGTCTGGGACATATTCATGACGGATATGGAAGAGCTGAAAAAGCGCAAGATGCCACTCAATCTGGCCATCGTGCATGTGGATCCCGATGCGTTCATTGAACATTTCATGGGCTGGCTGGAAATTACCGCGTTTATAACCGCGCAACGGGCTGGCGAAGCTGACATCCCCGCGGATGGGATCACCCCGAAATTGCCGCCGGAAAAGCTGAGAAACGGCGGTGTCCATAATGTCGGGAACGATGCAATCTTCGCATTTTGTATGACAGCGGCGATGCAGGGCGACAAACCCGCCGTCGACAAAGTGGAGGCTGCTCTGACCGAGTCGATGGGGAAAGAATTCCCCGGATCTTTCGGTCTATGGCATTTTCGCGGGGTGATCGACGCGCCGGTGACGTTGGAAGATTTTGTGGGCCAGGCGGGCAAGAAATTGCTGTCTGGCGATCCGCCGCCGCCGCCGCTTCGCGCAAAGGAAAATTGGAATACGAGTTTGCGATTCTTCGAAAAGGCCCGCAAAACCAATTTCGTTCACGAAGTCATGTATCCCCTGGCGAGATGGACCCGCGAGCGCTGGACAGAAACCCAAGAAAAAGGTGTGGCGTTCCTTCATCACATTGAAGACAATCTTCCCGTCGTGCGGGAGGTCTTGGAAGACAGCCGCAACGATGAGCCCTTCGTTGCCAACCTATTGTTGAAAGTCGCTCCCGCCGTGGATATGGAGCTCAACGAAGAATATCAGGGATATCTGCGATCCTTGGCGCGCCGGGCTTAGGTTTGATACTCACGACGACCCATAGCGATTGACCACCTCGTGCGCGATCTTGCCGCCCTCGGCGAGAAACCGGCTGATGACGGCTTGGGCGTTCTGAGTGCAGACATGATAGGTACGCTCATAGTCATGAAAGCCCCGGTTGTAGCTGCCCGCCAGCCGCTCTTTCTTGGCGGTGGTCTTGGCTTCGGCTTCGAGGAGCGTCTGCATCTTCGCGCGCCAATCGCCGGAAGGCTTGGAGCCGCAGAGGTCATCGAGATAGGTCAAGGCGCCGAGGATTTCGGCGAGCCTTAGCATTTCGGGATCATAGGGAGCCGGCGGGCCCTCCACCGCTGTCGCGGGAGCCCCGCTTGGTGTGTTGGGCGCGGGTGTCGCCGCGATCGCTTTTTTGGGCTTGGGCTTGCTGGGCTTGGCTTTGCTCGTTTGGGATTTATGGGGCGCCCCGGATGGCGCCGCCGCAGGCGGCGGCGATGGCTTGCCGAACCCGAAAAGAAAATCGAATTGGGCATTTCCCGGCGTTGGCGCAATCCCCGCGCAAAAGGTGGCCACCACGATGGCGCTAAGGGCGTGGCGGGATTTGGTGCGGACACCCGCGAAGATCATGGCTGCCTTCATTGGCTCGGTCTCAAATGTGGCGCACGCGGGCGCGCGAGCAATTTTTCCGCCGCGTCCACCACAGTGGCGAGCCCCGGTGTGCAGTCGAGAGCGGCGAGCCGTGATGGCGCGGCCCAGATGGTCTCATTTGCTTCCGCTCCCGGCGTGGCGTCCCCAGCGATCCATTCGCCCGCGAATGAGGCGATCACATAATGATGGCGGATTTGGCCCAAACTG is a window of Methylocapsa sp. D3K7 DNA encoding:
- a CDS encoding TIGR02301 family protein; this translates as MKAAMIFAGVRTKSRHALSAIVVATFCAGIAPTPGNAQFDFLFGFGKPSPPPAAAPSGAPHKSQTSKAKPSKPKPKKAIAATPAPNTPSGAPATAVEGPPAPYDPEMLRLAEILGALTYLDDLCGSKPSGDWRAKMQTLLEAEAKTTAKKERLAGSYNRGFHDYERTYHVCTQNAQAVISRFLAEGGKIAHEVVNRYGSS